In Verrucomicrobiia bacterium, the following are encoded in one genomic region:
- a CDS encoding DEAD/DEAH box helicase, which produces MAFSKLGLSHPMLEGVKAMGYTEPTPIQLRAIPLIMAGRDVIGSAQTGTGKTAAFALPILSQLGQHQPQPRVLVLEPTRELAAQVETAFRDFARFTDLHVAVMFGGVGYGAQREALRNGVDVLVATPGRLLDLIQQGCCRLDQIKFLVLDEADRMLDMGFLPDVRRILQRCPRERHTSLFSATIPPEIETLIQWAMKSPQTVEIGPRRTPVETVKHVIYAVAEAQKTDLLLELLRRVNYDSVIVFCRTKYGADRAAHLLKRNNHAVAVLHSNRTQREREQALRGFRDGRYEVLVATDIAARGLDIADVSHVINYDVPQHPEDYIHRIGRTGRMEAKGDAFTLMVAEDGRHVQAIERFIGQKIPRVKLENFDYRYTALFEEGKPGQPQGGPMRARGARVRGGYFYGPARRRR; this is translated from the coding sequence ATGGCTTTCAGCAAACTAGGACTCTCCCATCCGATGCTCGAAGGCGTCAAGGCCATGGGCTATACGGAACCGACGCCCATTCAGCTTCGGGCCATCCCCTTGATCATGGCAGGCCGGGATGTCATCGGCAGCGCCCAAACCGGCACCGGCAAGACCGCCGCCTTTGCGCTGCCGATCCTTTCTCAACTCGGCCAGCACCAGCCCCAACCCCGGGTGCTCGTGCTCGAACCAACCCGTGAGCTGGCCGCTCAGGTGGAAACTGCGTTTCGGGATTTTGCGCGGTTCACCGATTTGCACGTGGCGGTGATGTTTGGTGGAGTGGGATATGGCGCGCAGCGCGAGGCCTTGCGCAATGGCGTGGATGTCCTGGTCGCCACCCCCGGGCGCCTGCTGGATTTGATTCAGCAGGGATGTTGCCGGCTGGACCAGATCAAATTCCTGGTGCTCGATGAGGCCGACCGGATGCTCGATATGGGTTTCCTCCCGGATGTGCGGCGCATCCTGCAAAGATGCCCGCGCGAGCGGCACACCTCGCTCTTTTCGGCCACCATCCCGCCCGAGATCGAGACGCTCATCCAGTGGGCCATGAAATCGCCCCAAACCGTCGAAATCGGACCGCGCCGCACCCCGGTCGAAACGGTCAAGCATGTCATCTACGCTGTAGCCGAGGCGCAGAAGACGGACCTGCTCCTGGAATTGCTTCGGCGGGTCAACTACGATTCGGTGATTGTCTTTTGCCGGACCAAGTATGGCGCGGACCGCGCAGCGCATTTGCTCAAGCGAAACAACCACGCGGTGGCGGTGCTCCATTCCAATCGCACGCAGCGAGAGCGCGAGCAAGCCCTTCGCGGGTTTCGGGATGGCCGCTACGAAGTGCTGGTGGCAACAGACATCGCCGCCAGAGGACTCGATATCGCTGACGTAAGCCACGTCATCAATTACGATGTGCCGCAGCATCCGGAAGATTACATTCACCGCATCGGGCGCACTGGGCGGATGGAGGCCAAGGGCGATGCGTTCACCTTGATGGTCGCCGAGGATGGCCGCCACGTGCAGGCCATCGAGCGCTTTATCGGCCAGAAAATCCCGCGCGTTAAACTCGAGAACTTTGATTACCGCTACACCGCCCTCTTCGAGGAGGGCAAGCCCGGCCAGCCCCAGGGCGGGCCTATGCGCGCTCGCGGCGCACGGGTGCGCGGCGGTTACTTCTACGGACCCGCGCGGCGCCGGCGGTAG